Proteins co-encoded in one Arthrobacter globiformis genomic window:
- a CDS encoding DUF3375 family protein, translated as MPRSATSSADAISARLRDLELLTQGPAWALTRSAPWVIAVLQASFTRTRPQLPLEEFHADVDSFLEQLRRRDPGLGGHANGKSFGDEWTRKQFLTRRNQSGQIVYEVTEAAARVLAFLDSLSSERSTLNGSRLGTLLGDVEKLANETNPDQSARLEALEEEIEERQQLIEDISSGDFDGLLDDDQAVEAAGNILDLAASLPADYKKMRDRIEELVGELRNQIIEESLTKGATMAQVLEADKRLRQSPEGRTFRSFTAFLEDPQQQLRFRSAIGEVLSRQFADDLSPEDRETLKNLVAELRQQHSQIQRIYGKLSESLNTYVQSDDFRQSVRLRKVLREAEQAIRSLPYERERPGLVHGPVLFNAGFESLAMVKLFNPDEFAAPPKLADPIAFSDSDRVRPPRTAKARPEAIRAAAAGASTLAEAWEQLPPGEQHINSIRALLSHALHTGAGFDQLAWEALDFEQIDGTTRKAYLPVVTLKKD; from the coding sequence GTGCCCCGGTCCGCCACGTCCTCCGCTGATGCGATCAGCGCCAGGCTCAGGGACCTTGAGCTCCTCACCCAAGGGCCGGCATGGGCCCTCACCCGTTCCGCCCCGTGGGTAATCGCGGTCCTGCAGGCGTCCTTTACCCGCACCCGGCCGCAGCTTCCGCTGGAAGAATTCCACGCCGACGTCGACTCCTTCCTTGAGCAGTTGCGCCGCCGGGACCCGGGGCTGGGCGGGCATGCCAACGGGAAGTCCTTCGGCGACGAGTGGACCCGCAAGCAGTTCCTGACGCGCAGGAACCAGTCGGGACAGATCGTTTACGAGGTCACGGAGGCGGCCGCCCGCGTGCTGGCGTTCCTGGACAGCCTCTCCAGCGAAAGGTCCACGCTTAACGGCTCCCGGCTAGGCACTCTCCTGGGTGACGTGGAGAAGCTCGCCAACGAGACCAACCCGGACCAGAGCGCACGGCTGGAAGCGCTGGAGGAGGAGATCGAGGAGCGGCAGCAGCTGATCGAGGACATCAGCTCCGGTGACTTCGACGGCCTGCTCGACGACGACCAGGCTGTGGAAGCCGCCGGCAACATCCTGGACCTCGCCGCCAGCCTGCCCGCGGACTACAAGAAGATGCGTGACCGCATCGAGGAGCTCGTGGGCGAGCTCCGGAACCAGATCATCGAGGAATCCCTGACCAAGGGCGCCACGATGGCGCAGGTTCTTGAGGCGGACAAGCGGCTGCGCCAGAGTCCGGAGGGCAGGACGTTCCGTTCCTTCACCGCCTTCCTCGAGGACCCGCAGCAGCAGCTGCGCTTTCGCTCCGCGATCGGTGAAGTCCTCAGCCGCCAGTTCGCGGACGACCTGTCGCCGGAAGACCGCGAGACCCTGAAAAACCTGGTGGCCGAACTTCGGCAGCAGCACAGCCAGATCCAGCGCATCTACGGCAAGCTCAGCGAGAGCCTGAACACCTACGTCCAGAGCGACGACTTCCGCCAGTCGGTCCGGCTCCGCAAGGTGCTGCGCGAGGCGGAACAGGCCATCCGGTCCCTGCCCTACGAGCGCGAACGGCCGGGCCTGGTCCACGGTCCGGTGCTCTTCAACGCCGGTTTCGAATCCCTGGCCATGGTCAAGCTCTTCAATCCGGACGAGTTTGCCGCCCCGCCCAAGCTCGCCGACCCCATCGCGTTCAGCGACTCGGACCGGGTCCGCCCGCCCCGGACCGCCAAGGCCAGGCCCGAGGCGATCCGCGCCGCGGCTGCGGGGGCCTCCACCCTCGCGGAGGCGTGGGAGCAGCTTCCGCCCGGGGAACAGCACATCAACTCCATCCGGGCGCTCCTCTCGCACGCACTCCACACCGGCGCCGGCTTTGACCAGCTGGCGTGGGAGGCCCTCGACTTCGAACAGATAGACGGCACCACCCGCAAGGCGTACCTGCCGGTGGTAACGCTCAAGAAGGATTAG
- a CDS encoding TetR/AcrR family transcriptional regulator, which translates to MSSPSQESILTAAGRLFGERGYRAVTVRDIAAEAGVSAALVMKLFISKAKLFAAVQPDESLLTELTVPPSELGGALVFRVLMRRERGMQEPWAIIPINVHDAPDPDAARNELRERYLGSIAKLIGDATPDRRYASTVTALMTGFGETVRTLGLFDGWDFDELVAYYGGIVQAQIDACTAAHPSPPVP; encoded by the coding sequence ATGAGCAGCCCCAGCCAGGAGTCCATCCTCACCGCAGCCGGGCGGCTGTTCGGCGAACGGGGCTACCGGGCGGTGACGGTCCGCGACATCGCTGCGGAGGCCGGGGTTTCGGCTGCCCTGGTGATGAAACTGTTCATCTCCAAGGCCAAGCTGTTCGCGGCGGTGCAGCCGGATGAGTCGCTGCTCACCGAACTGACCGTCCCGCCATCCGAACTCGGCGGCGCCCTGGTCTTCCGGGTGCTGATGCGGCGGGAACGGGGCATGCAGGAACCCTGGGCCATCATTCCGATCAATGTTCACGATGCCCCGGACCCAGACGCGGCACGGAACGAATTGCGCGAACGCTACCTCGGCAGCATCGCAAAGCTGATCGGGGATGCGACGCCGGACCGCCGCTATGCCTCGACGGTCACCGCGCTGATGACAGGGTTTGGCGAAACCGTGCGGACCCTCGGACTCTTCGACGGCTGGGACTTTGACGAGCTGGTGGCCTACTACGGCGGGATTGTCCAGGCCCAGATCGACGCCTGCACGGCCGCACATCCCTCCCCGCCCGTCCCCTAA
- a CDS encoding MFS transporter, giving the protein MTAPPTPKPTRSPSAITTVLALSGTLVALMQTLVVPLLPDFPRILSVTPDDASWLVTATLLASAVATPIVSRSADMYGKRKMMVICLAIMVAGSVMAALGGTFLWLIIGRALQGFSASLIPVGISIMRDELPKEKMGSAVALMSATLGIGSAMGLPLAGLLYESLGWTSIFWVSAAAGTLLLLAVVLVVPESKVRTPGRFDYAGALVLSAALGSLLLAISKGGAWGWGSEPVLLLFLAAALLLAIWIPYELRVGQPMVDLRTTARRPVLMTNLASLLIGFAMFANMLLTTQQLQLPRATGYGFELNVITAGLCMVPSGLAMVVFAPVSGGIIRRFGGRSALMTGAAVMIVGYVGRVFFYDSITWVIIGSTVVSVGTAIAYAAMPTLIMGAVPITETASANGLNSLVRSIGTSTSSAAVAAVLTSVTIPLGAARLPSFDAFRDVFWMAALASAASALAAIFIPRITTHRPAAPASAELVVQGRVLAPDHRPLTPAVVTVLQTEGERVDWSRVDTDGNYSVALPGAGKYLVVANAAGWAPMAEVFDFDGRTLRQNFLLHERLAISGRAAIGREPVAGAVVTLLHATGEHVDTARTDDDGVYTLPLPATGRYIVTMLHPVTHQAVARKLAVDNRSVTVDLTAEHLPEGTGAGQTSAERTGGEPVRA; this is encoded by the coding sequence ATGACAGCACCCCCCACCCCGAAACCGACCCGCAGCCCGTCCGCCATCACCACGGTCCTGGCGCTCAGCGGCACGCTTGTGGCGCTCATGCAGACCCTGGTGGTGCCGCTGCTGCCCGACTTTCCGCGGATTCTGTCGGTCACTCCTGACGACGCATCCTGGCTGGTGACAGCGACGCTCCTCGCCAGCGCCGTCGCCACCCCGATCGTGTCCCGCAGCGCCGACATGTACGGCAAGCGGAAGATGATGGTCATCTGCCTGGCCATCATGGTGGCCGGTTCGGTCATGGCTGCCCTGGGCGGGACCTTCCTGTGGCTGATTATCGGACGGGCGCTCCAAGGGTTCTCCGCATCACTGATCCCGGTGGGCATCAGCATCATGCGCGATGAACTGCCCAAGGAAAAGATGGGCTCCGCGGTGGCACTCATGAGCGCCACCCTGGGCATCGGCAGCGCCATGGGCCTGCCCCTGGCCGGCCTCCTCTATGAGAGCCTCGGCTGGACGTCGATCTTCTGGGTTTCCGCGGCCGCCGGCACGCTGCTGCTGCTGGCGGTTGTACTCGTGGTCCCGGAATCCAAGGTGCGCACTCCCGGCCGCTTCGACTACGCGGGCGCTCTTGTGCTCTCCGCCGCACTGGGATCGCTGCTGCTGGCCATTTCCAAGGGCGGCGCCTGGGGCTGGGGCTCGGAACCTGTGCTCCTGCTGTTCCTCGCGGCGGCGCTGCTGCTGGCCATCTGGATTCCCTACGAACTCAGGGTGGGCCAGCCCATGGTGGATCTTCGCACCACGGCGCGGCGGCCTGTCCTGATGACCAACCTCGCGTCGCTGCTGATCGGTTTCGCCATGTTCGCCAACATGCTCCTGACCACCCAGCAGCTTCAGCTCCCCCGCGCCACCGGCTACGGCTTTGAACTGAACGTCATCACCGCTGGCCTCTGCATGGTGCCGTCCGGACTGGCCATGGTGGTGTTCGCCCCGGTGTCCGGCGGCATCATCCGGCGCTTCGGGGGCAGGTCCGCCCTGATGACCGGCGCGGCCGTGATGATCGTGGGGTACGTGGGCCGGGTGTTCTTCTACGACTCCATCACGTGGGTGATCATCGGCTCCACGGTGGTGAGCGTCGGCACGGCCATCGCCTACGCCGCCATGCCAACGCTGATCATGGGTGCCGTCCCGATCACGGAGACCGCCTCCGCCAACGGTCTGAACAGCCTGGTCCGCTCCATTGGCACGTCGACGTCCAGCGCCGCCGTCGCCGCCGTGCTCACCTCTGTCACCATTCCGCTCGGCGCCGCCCGGCTGCCCTCGTTCGATGCCTTCAGGGATGTGTTCTGGATGGCCGCGCTGGCGTCCGCCGCCTCCGCCCTCGCCGCCATCTTCATTCCGCGCATCACCACCCACCGCCCCGCCGCGCCGGCGTCGGCAGAGCTGGTGGTGCAGGGGCGCGTCCTGGCACCAGACCACCGCCCGCTCACGCCCGCCGTCGTCACCGTCCTCCAGACGGAGGGCGAGCGGGTCGACTGGAGCCGCGTGGACACCGACGGCAACTATTCCGTGGCGCTGCCGGGCGCCGGGAAGTACCTGGTGGTGGCCAACGCGGCGGGCTGGGCGCCGATGGCCGAGGTCTTCGATTTCGACGGCCGCACGCTGAGGCAGAACTTCCTCCTGCACGAGCGGCTCGCAATCAGCGGCCGGGCGGCCATTGGCCGCGAGCCCGTGGCCGGCGCCGTGGTGACGCTGCTGCACGCCACCGGCGAGCATGTGGACACCGCCAGGACGGACGACGACGGCGTGTACACACTTCCGCTGCCCGCCACCGGACGCTACATAGTGACTATGCTTCATCCCGTGACTCATCAAGCCGTGGCGCGGAAGCTCGCCGTCGACAACCGGTCCGTGACCGTGGACCTTACAGCCGAACACCTTCCCGAAGGGACCGGCGCCGGACAGACCAGCGCAGAACGGACCGGCGGGGAGCCGGTGCGAGCATGA
- a CDS encoding FBP domain-containing protein gives MQEITAQQVRSSFINASRSEAAKLWVAKRAGQSGRDGNTAGTLICADFLCCGNVRVEPPANEINPNPAAVVVRQIDGLLARTGQFLDRVRGR, from the coding sequence ATGCAAGAAATCACCGCCCAACAGGTACGCTCCTCGTTCATCAACGCCAGCCGCTCGGAGGCCGCCAAGCTCTGGGTGGCCAAACGGGCCGGGCAGTCCGGCCGTGACGGCAACACGGCGGGCACGCTTATCTGTGCGGACTTCCTGTGCTGCGGAAACGTGCGGGTGGAGCCGCCCGCCAACGAGATCAACCCGAACCCGGCCGCCGTCGTCGTGCGCCAGATCGACGGGCTGCTGGCGCGGACCGGCCAGTTCCTGGACCGGGTCCGCGGCCGGTAG
- a CDS encoding DUF4194 domain-containing protein — MTEEMTTADSATPPVAPGATPAGFPDRACEVRGQVGSSGVGPRDTFVDGAALFPGDTGVLPMKVRQALVKLLKGPYVDGGRDEKLWTTLLDNQLILRSRLSELFLTLQLDHERKIAVLRPVDPDAIGGSARSSILRQQRALSRVETIVLLRLRLLLDRHVTAQTDPTITREEIAELVAHYQPAGQQDALRDSDVVNRAITKLLARQLLLTTGLDDVYTISNALPLALPFDNIGDIPAQIEALMAATADPSGTEPLLELEADTADPAEDTDDEAQGDGAAESKAASEAEASK; from the coding sequence ATGACTGAAGAGATGACGACGGCAGACTCCGCGACACCGCCGGTTGCGCCTGGGGCCACGCCTGCCGGGTTCCCTGACCGAGCTTGCGAGGTTAGGGGGCAGGTGGGGAGCAGCGGCGTCGGCCCCCGCGACACCTTTGTGGACGGTGCCGCCCTCTTCCCCGGTGATACCGGCGTGCTGCCCATGAAGGTCCGCCAAGCCCTCGTGAAGCTGCTGAAAGGCCCATACGTCGACGGCGGCCGGGACGAGAAACTCTGGACAACACTGCTGGACAACCAGCTGATCCTGCGCAGCCGGCTCTCCGAGCTGTTCCTTACGCTGCAGCTGGACCACGAGCGCAAGATCGCGGTGCTGCGTCCCGTTGACCCCGACGCGATCGGTGGCAGCGCCCGCTCCAGCATCCTGCGCCAGCAGCGTGCCCTGAGCCGGGTGGAAACCATCGTGCTGCTGCGCCTGCGGCTCCTGCTGGACCGCCACGTCACCGCGCAGACGGACCCCACCATCACCCGCGAAGAAATCGCCGAACTCGTGGCGCACTACCAGCCGGCCGGCCAGCAGGACGCCCTGCGCGACTCGGACGTGGTGAACCGCGCGATTACCAAGCTCCTCGCCCGCCAGCTCCTGCTCACCACCGGCCTGGACGACGTCTACACCATCTCCAACGCCCTGCCCCTGGCCCTCCCCTTCGACAACATAGGCGACATTCCCGCCCAAATCGAAGCCCTAATGGCAGCCACGGCAGACCCGTCAGGCACAGAACCCCTACTTGAGCTCGAGGCAGACACGGCGGACCCGGCGGAAGACACCGACGATGAGGCCCAAGGTGACGGGGCTGCGGAGTCGAAGGCGGCCAGCGAAGCGGAGGCCTCCAAGTGA
- a CDS encoding acyl-CoA dehydrogenase family protein — MDSPASQTPVAPEKIGAGASAEDARAIAEAARETEWARPSFAKGLYLGSFDLGLIHPWPAAKPDDVERGEAFMAQLTEFCRTMSGRTIERDAKIPDEYLRGLAELGVFGMKIPQEYRGLGLSLVYYGRALALLGSVHPSLGALLSAHQSIGVPEPVKVFGTPEQKRKYLPRCADGAVTAFLLTEPDVGSDPARMGSTAVPSADGESYVLDGVKLWTTNGVIAELVVVMAVVPQHTDAGGAVHKGGITAFVVEMDSPGITVENRNTFMGLRGIENGVTRFHQVRVPAANRLGREGQGLKIALTTLNTGRLSLPALCVATGRWSLKIAREWANARTQWGRPIGKHEAVSKKIAFIAATAFALDAVFELSAEMADAGQKDVRIEAALAKLWSTEISYRIADELVQIRGGRGFETADSLEARGERAVPAEQQLRDLRINRIFEGSSEIMRLLIAREAVDAHLAAAGDLASAEASLSDKARAAVGASGFYAKWLPKLVAGPGMDPRSYSDFGRLAKHLRFVERSSRRLARQTFYGMGRWQARLEHKQAFLGRIVDIGAELFAMAASCSRAEMLLRTAPERGATAFELADAFCEQARVRVDEYFDQLWRNTDDGDRDVARKVLAGNYTWLEAGVLDQSEGTGPWIADASARESTKENLHRAYR, encoded by the coding sequence GTGGACAGTCCCGCGTCCCAAACGCCCGTCGCTCCAGAGAAGATCGGCGCGGGCGCGTCCGCCGAGGACGCCCGCGCCATTGCCGAAGCAGCACGCGAAACCGAGTGGGCCAGGCCCAGCTTCGCCAAGGGCCTGTACCTCGGCAGCTTTGACCTGGGCCTCATCCATCCCTGGCCCGCCGCCAAACCCGATGACGTGGAACGCGGCGAGGCCTTCATGGCACAGCTGACGGAGTTCTGCCGCACCATGTCCGGCCGGACCATCGAACGCGACGCGAAAATTCCCGACGAATACCTCCGCGGCCTGGCAGAGCTGGGCGTGTTCGGCATGAAGATTCCACAGGAGTACCGCGGCCTGGGCCTGTCCCTGGTCTATTACGGCCGCGCGCTGGCCCTGCTCGGATCTGTGCACCCGAGCCTGGGGGCCCTGCTCTCCGCCCACCAGTCCATCGGTGTGCCGGAACCGGTGAAGGTGTTCGGCACACCCGAGCAGAAACGCAAGTACCTGCCGCGCTGCGCGGACGGGGCGGTCACGGCATTCCTGCTGACCGAGCCCGACGTCGGCAGCGACCCCGCCCGGATGGGCAGCACCGCTGTTCCCAGTGCCGACGGCGAGTCGTACGTTCTGGACGGCGTCAAACTCTGGACCACCAACGGCGTGATCGCCGAGCTCGTGGTGGTGATGGCCGTGGTGCCGCAGCACACCGATGCGGGCGGCGCCGTCCACAAGGGCGGCATTACCGCCTTCGTCGTGGAAATGGACTCCCCCGGAATCACGGTGGAGAACCGCAACACCTTCATGGGGCTGCGCGGCATCGAGAACGGCGTGACCAGGTTCCACCAGGTCCGCGTGCCCGCCGCCAATCGGCTGGGCCGTGAAGGCCAGGGCCTGAAGATTGCGCTCACTACACTGAACACCGGCAGGCTTTCGCTGCCAGCGCTGTGCGTGGCGACCGGCCGCTGGAGCCTCAAGATCGCCCGGGAATGGGCCAACGCCCGCACACAGTGGGGCCGCCCGATAGGTAAGCACGAAGCCGTGAGCAAGAAGATAGCGTTCATCGCAGCAACTGCATTCGCCCTGGACGCCGTGTTCGAGCTGTCCGCGGAGATGGCCGATGCCGGGCAAAAGGACGTCCGCATCGAGGCGGCACTGGCCAAACTGTGGTCCACCGAGATCAGCTACCGGATCGCGGACGAACTTGTGCAGATTCGCGGCGGCCGCGGCTTTGAGACGGCCGACTCGCTTGAGGCCCGCGGCGAGCGTGCCGTCCCCGCGGAGCAGCAGCTGCGCGACCTGCGGATCAACCGCATCTTCGAGGGATCGTCCGAGATCATGCGGCTGCTGATAGCCCGCGAGGCCGTGGACGCGCACCTCGCCGCCGCCGGGGACCTGGCCTCCGCGGAGGCGAGCCTTTCGGACAAGGCGCGGGCAGCCGTCGGCGCCTCCGGCTTCTACGCAAAATGGCTGCCCAAACTGGTGGCGGGCCCGGGCATGGATCCGCGCTCCTACAGTGATTTCGGGCGGCTGGCCAAGCACCTCCGCTTCGTGGAGCGGTCCTCGCGCCGGCTCGCCCGCCAGACCTTCTACGGCATGGGCCGCTGGCAGGCCCGCCTTGAGCACAAACAGGCGTTCCTGGGCCGGATCGTGGACATCGGTGCCGAACTGTTCGCCATGGCCGCCAGCTGCTCCCGCGCCGAGATGCTGCTCCGCACAGCACCCGAACGCGGCGCCACCGCGTTTGAACTGGCCGACGCCTTCTGCGAGCAGGCACGCGTCCGGGTGGACGAGTACTTCGACCAGCTGTGGCGGAACACCGACGACGGCGACCGCGACGTGGCGCGCAAGGTGCTGGCCGGCAACTACACGTGGCTGGAGGCCGGTGTGCTGGACCAGTCCGAAGGGACCGGTCCCTGGATCGCCGATGCCTCCGCCCGCGAGTCGACCAAGGAGAACCTGCACCGCGCCTACCGCTGA
- a CDS encoding ATP-binding protein translates to MSIASMLPLGEVVNPGQMRLALVQVVNWGTFHGAHTMHVDRNGTLLTGNSGVGKSTLFDAMLRVFDARPRSNEAAAQRSGAMEDKRTTFTYMRGKVGDKAVGEGSASAFQRPGATWSAVALTFDNAAGTKVTVSALFDLPKNGTESSVGRYYLIDNRPLDLAAIEDIAEKRFTRAALESIFPDAQVFDVHKAFAERFRRLLGINSDQALPLLRVIQAGKGLGGSVNTFFRDQVLDAPATLAAADDVVEEFSNLMSIRQRLEDVRQQRDQLAPVPGLNREYAQSLLDANRLRELAGEEFEAYRQQLAVTVHEKTLARFKALAQAKARELAAERGVRDGLAKELRQLETEYNSQGGNAISSIEQSLENARVGLKLRQQVEEAARQALTDAGLDLEWTAEGWEQAHEQAATRSAELKDDSAALQELRFEAFDAHATKKRELAAAEQELVSLKTRKSLLPPSSIENRAAIAAATGVPEEQMPFGGELIDLAEGQEQWRPAAERALRNLATTLLVPGEHFAAVTRYLNGHTVRGALRAVDVSKPLAGAALAVEDVADGDLLTKLDILTTGTNAEAGVWIRERIALDFAYPCVDNPDELAALDRGLSLGGVVKRNRHTVEKDDRFTSRQDYVLGFDNASKLELVAGQVEDLRQELAKAAQLAQSREESHQGLSRQLEALGRVAEDHRPWEQVSAAVAADELSRIEQRLKDALAAQADLEPLRANIEAARQKHQSSTEAAAVLQSEYKALDQQLTASDSLLEAGRTRLNQAPPSDSTTAALAPYFAEFGDVTEMHELDNLAGRVRTQLLGELHGAESRAQATSERLTRIFEGFVRDWGTAISADHGTSIGAVGEFEARYHAIINDGLPAQEAEFRQFFNQRTHESFSTLLHLLDEERRSITSRILPLNGILSEVNFHEGSYLELDIKQTLPATAKQFKDAIQNALKTRHTRHGKTETAHAGQNDDAELTARYKSLETLVKRLGSQTPEDRRWRAEVLDVRGHLFIQCKEHREVDAPGKKGGKRTEVFMHADTGSMSGGERQRFTAFIMAAALSYQLGIAEQGFTTYGTVMMDEAFVLASEEFAGAGIKALHEFGFQLLLAAPENVIDLSRHLGSVTEILRDRRTNRSGVLTAPVITPKPGTEGQWRSEANPVDIVLR, encoded by the coding sequence GTGAGCATTGCGAGCATGCTTCCGCTGGGCGAGGTCGTCAACCCTGGCCAGATGCGCCTGGCGCTGGTGCAGGTGGTCAACTGGGGCACCTTCCACGGCGCGCACACGATGCACGTGGACCGCAACGGCACCCTGCTGACCGGCAACTCGGGCGTGGGCAAGTCGACGCTGTTCGACGCCATGCTGCGGGTGTTCGACGCGCGGCCGCGCTCCAACGAGGCCGCCGCGCAGCGCTCGGGCGCCATGGAGGACAAACGGACCACGTTCACGTACATGCGCGGCAAGGTGGGGGACAAAGCCGTCGGGGAGGGCTCGGCCAGCGCGTTCCAGCGTCCCGGTGCCACCTGGTCCGCCGTAGCCCTGACGTTCGACAACGCGGCGGGCACCAAGGTGACCGTGTCGGCGCTGTTTGACCTGCCCAAGAACGGCACGGAGTCGAGCGTCGGCCGGTACTACCTGATTGACAACAGGCCGCTGGACCTCGCCGCGATCGAGGACATCGCCGAGAAGCGCTTCACCAGGGCCGCGCTGGAGAGCATCTTCCCCGACGCCCAGGTCTTTGACGTCCACAAGGCATTCGCGGAGCGGTTCCGGCGGCTCCTGGGCATCAACTCAGACCAGGCGCTGCCCTTGCTCCGTGTCATCCAGGCCGGAAAGGGCCTCGGCGGCAGCGTGAACACATTCTTCCGCGACCAGGTGCTGGACGCCCCGGCCACCCTGGCCGCGGCCGACGACGTCGTCGAGGAATTCAGCAACCTCATGTCCATCCGGCAGCGCCTGGAGGACGTCCGGCAGCAGCGCGACCAGCTGGCCCCGGTTCCGGGCCTGAACAGGGAGTACGCCCAGTCGCTGCTGGACGCGAACCGGCTCCGCGAGCTCGCGGGCGAGGAGTTTGAGGCCTACCGGCAGCAGCTTGCCGTCACCGTGCACGAGAAAACGCTGGCCCGCTTCAAGGCGCTCGCCCAGGCGAAGGCGAGGGAGCTCGCAGCGGAACGCGGCGTGCGGGACGGGCTGGCCAAGGAGCTCCGGCAGCTTGAGACGGAGTACAACAGCCAGGGCGGCAACGCCATCTCCTCGATCGAGCAGTCCCTCGAGAACGCCCGGGTAGGGCTGAAGCTCCGACAGCAGGTGGAAGAGGCGGCCCGGCAGGCGCTGACGGACGCCGGCCTGGATCTGGAGTGGACGGCTGAGGGCTGGGAGCAGGCGCACGAACAGGCGGCCACCCGCTCGGCCGAGCTGAAGGATGACTCCGCGGCCCTGCAGGAGCTCCGTTTCGAGGCCTTCGACGCCCATGCCACGAAGAAGCGCGAGCTTGCCGCGGCGGAGCAGGAGCTTGTGTCGCTGAAAACGCGCAAGTCCCTGCTGCCGCCGTCGAGCATTGAAAACCGGGCGGCGATTGCGGCCGCCACCGGCGTCCCCGAAGAACAGATGCCGTTCGGCGGCGAGCTGATCGACCTGGCCGAAGGCCAGGAGCAGTGGCGGCCCGCAGCTGAACGTGCCCTGCGGAACCTGGCCACCACCCTGCTTGTTCCGGGCGAGCACTTCGCCGCGGTCACCCGCTATCTGAACGGCCACACGGTGCGCGGCGCTTTGCGCGCGGTGGACGTCTCCAAGCCGCTCGCCGGAGCGGCGCTCGCGGTGGAGGACGTGGCCGACGGCGACCTGCTGACCAAGCTGGACATCCTCACCACCGGGACAAATGCGGAAGCCGGAGTGTGGATCCGTGAGCGGATCGCCCTCGACTTCGCGTACCCGTGCGTGGACAACCCCGACGAACTGGCGGCCCTGGACAGGGGCCTGAGCCTGGGCGGCGTGGTCAAACGCAACCGGCACACCGTGGAGAAGGACGACCGCTTCACCAGCCGCCAGGATTACGTCCTCGGGTTCGACAACGCCTCCAAACTGGAGCTCGTGGCAGGGCAGGTGGAAGACCTGCGCCAGGAACTGGCCAAGGCGGCGCAGCTGGCGCAAAGCCGCGAGGAATCACACCAGGGCCTGTCACGGCAGCTCGAGGCCCTCGGCCGGGTGGCCGAGGACCACCGCCCGTGGGAACAGGTCTCTGCAGCGGTTGCTGCAGACGAGCTCAGCAGGATTGAACAGCGGCTCAAGGACGCCCTCGCCGCCCAGGCTGACCTCGAACCGCTTCGCGCCAACATTGAAGCGGCGCGCCAGAAGCACCAGTCCAGCACGGAGGCCGCCGCGGTGCTGCAGAGCGAATACAAGGCATTGGACCAGCAGCTCACCGCCTCCGATTCACTGCTGGAAGCCGGACGCACCCGCCTGAACCAAGCCCCGCCGTCGGACTCCACCACCGCAGCACTGGCGCCCTACTTCGCCGAATTCGGCGACGTCACGGAAATGCATGAACTGGACAACCTCGCCGGCCGGGTGCGGACCCAGCTTCTCGGCGAACTGCACGGTGCAGAGTCCCGCGCCCAGGCCACGTCGGAGCGGCTCACGCGGATCTTCGAAGGCTTCGTCCGCGACTGGGGCACCGCCATTTCGGCCGACCATGGCACGTCCATCGGCGCCGTCGGCGAGTTCGAGGCCCGGTATCACGCGATCATCAATGATGGGCTTCCCGCGCAGGAGGCCGAGTTCCGGCAGTTCTTCAACCAGCGCACGCACGAGTCGTTCAGCACCCTGCTCCACCTGCTGGATGAGGAGCGCCGTTCCATCACCAGCAGGATCCTGCCGCTGAACGGCATCCTGTCCGAGGTGAATTTCCACGAAGGCAGCTACCTGGAACTCGACATCAAGCAGACCCTGCCGGCCACGGCCAAGCAGTTCAAGGACGCCATCCAGAACGCGCTGAAGACCCGCCACACACGGCATGGCAAGACTGAAACCGCTCACGCGGGCCAGAATGACGACGCCGAACTGACCGCCCGCTACAAGTCGCTGGAGACGCTGGTGAAGCGGCTGGGGTCGCAGACTCCCGAGGACCGGCGCTGGCGGGCCGAGGTGCTGGATGTGCGCGGCCACCTGTTCATCCAGTGCAAGGAGCACCGCGAGGTGGACGCCCCCGGGAAGAAGGGTGGCAAGCGCACGGAAGTGTTCATGCACGCAGACACCGGCTCCATGTCCGGCGGTGAACGCCAGCGGTTCACCGCGTTCATCATGGCGGCGGCGCTGAGCTACCAGCTGGGCATCGCCGAGCAGGGCTTCACCACGTACGGCACGGTGATGATGGACGAGGCGTTCGTGCTGGCTTCCGAGGAATTCGCCGGCGCCGGCATCAAGGCGCTGCATGAGTTTGGCTTCCAGCTGCTACTTGCGGCACCAGAGAACGTCATAGACCTGTCCCGGCACCTGGGCTCGGTCACCGAGATCCTGCGGGACAGGCGCACCAACCGCTCCGGCGTGCTCACTGCTCCCGTTATCACCCCGAAACCGGGAACAGAAGGGCAGTGGCGGTCCGAGGCCAATCCCGTGGATATCGTGCTGCGCTAG